The DNA region CCATTAGCTTTGCTGGAAAGTCATTAGTTCTGACCCAGACTGAATACCGCTTGTTTGTATATTTATATGAACGTAAGGGTGAGGTGGTGACCAAAGAAGAATTACAGCAACGGGTATTACACAAAGAGTTGGGAAGATTTGACCGTAACTTAGACATGCATATCAGTAATACACGCCGTAAATTAGTTAAACGTAATTTACCCCGTGAATTGATCAACACTGTACGCGGTCAAGGTTACAGCTTTAGTTTTTAAAGGTTCACACTAATTGCCGCATTTGATAAACTACAGCGCATAAAATAAGGCTTATACCAATCGTTATTAAGCCAAAAATAAGTGCAAGCACATTAAAGGATAATCTAATGCGGATTACAGCAAACTTTGACGGCGGCAACATTGACGTCATCAACCTTGATAAACATGATGATATACAACTTGCAATTCGACCTGATTTTGGTGGCGAATTTTATCAATGGTTCAATTTTCGTTTAGAAGGGGAAGTCGGTCAGACTTACACCCTTAATATCCTCAATGCAGGTAGCGCATCTTATCCAACAGGTTGGGAAGATTATCAAGCCGTTGCCAGTTATGATCGTCAAACATGGTTCAGATTGCCAACTCAATATGCCGACGGCAAGTTAACCATTCAAGCTGAACTTGATTGCGAAGCCATTCAAATTGCTTACTTTGCACCGTACAGTTACGAACGCCATTTAGATTTGATCAGCGAAGTGCAATTGCACCCAGCAGTAAGTCTTGAGCATCTTGGTTTAACCCTCGATGGTCGCGACATGACCTTACTTAAAATTGGTGATGCTAATCCAGATAAAAAAAATATTTGGATAACTGCGCGTCAACACCCTGGCGAAACCATGGCGGAATGGTTAGTCGAAGGCTTGCTAAATCAATTACTCGATAGTGATTGCCCAACATCTAAAGCCTTATTAGACAAAGCCAATTTCTATATTGTGCCTAACATGAATCCAGATGGCAGCGCACGCGGTCACTTACGTACTAATGCTGTAGGTACCAATTTAAATCGTGAATGGCAAACGCCTAGCTTAGAAAAAAGCCCTGAAGTGTTTTATGTCGTTAATAAAATGCAACAAACAGGTGTTGATTTATTTTATGATGTCCATGGTGATGAAGGTTTGCCTTATGTATTCCTTGCGGGTTGTGAAGGCGTACCAAACTACAACGATAAAATGGCTGAATTACAGCAACAATTCCTCAGCGCTTTGACTATTGCCAGTGCAGATTTTCAAACTGAGTTTGGTTATGATAAAGATGAACCTGGTAAAGCTAACTTAACCGTAGGTTCTAACTGGGTAGCCAATACGTTTAGCTGTTTATCAAATACACTAGAGATGCCATTTAAAGACAATGCCAATTTAGCTGATCCATTTGTGGGCTGGTCTCCAGAGCGTTGTGTGTATTTAGGCGAAGCGTCTTTAGTAGCAATGTTAGCTGTGGTTGATAACTTATAATCACGACAGTAAATGTTATTTTGATAAAAATGATAAGTAGGTAGAGTAGATTATGGCCTTAGTTGCATGCCCTAAATGTCAAAAGCGAATTTCAAGTTTGGCGAAACAATGTCCACATTGCAAAGTAGACTTGAGTGGTAATACTGAATCTATCACTATTATTAGCCACATTGAGCGTTCAAATAGCTTAATGAATCAAAGTTTTCTTTTTCTGACGTTATTTATCGCGGGTGTTGTGGTTTGGTTTTGGGGCGGTGAGCCTGCACAGGGGCTAAAGTCTTACTTTGCGATTGCAATGTTTGTTATTGGCTTTGTGGGTTATCTTGTGACTCGCATCAGAATAGTATTACATAAACGGAAATCAGTATGAACGATATCAACAAAGTCATTGATGAAATGAATGAAGATATTTACCTGCGCTTGTTGTCTGCTACCGAATTAGGTAAATGGGATGATGGAACGGCTTTAACTGAACAACAACGTGAGTCAAGCTTACAAGTTGTGATGTTATATCAAGCACGTAAACTTCATCAAACAGACCATTTTACTATTGCTGCTGATGGTCATATAAATGAATTATCAAAAACAGAGTTAAAAAAACAGTTT from Shewanella polaris includes:
- a CDS encoding M14 family metallopeptidase, which produces MRITANFDGGNIDVINLDKHDDIQLAIRPDFGGEFYQWFNFRLEGEVGQTYTLNILNAGSASYPTGWEDYQAVASYDRQTWFRLPTQYADGKLTIQAELDCEAIQIAYFAPYSYERHLDLISEVQLHPAVSLEHLGLTLDGRDMTLLKIGDANPDKKNIWITARQHPGETMAEWLVEGLLNQLLDSDCPTSKALLDKANFYIVPNMNPDGSARGHLRTNAVGTNLNREWQTPSLEKSPEVFYVVNKMQQTGVDLFYDVHGDEGLPYVFLAGCEGVPNYNDKMAELQQQFLSALTIASADFQTEFGYDKDEPGKANLTVGSNWVANTFSCLSNTLEMPFKDNANLADPFVGWSPERCVYLGEASLVAMLAVVDNL
- a CDS encoding zinc ribbon domain-containing protein, giving the protein MALVACPKCQKRISSLAKQCPHCKVDLSGNTESITIISHIERSNSLMNQSFLFLTLFIAGVVVWFWGGEPAQGLKSYFAIAMFVIGFVGYLVTRIRIVLHKRKSV
- a CDS encoding YeaC family protein, which gives rise to MNDINKVIDEMNEDIYLRLLSATELGKWDDGTALTEQQRESSLQVVMLYQARKLHQTDHFTIAADGHINELSKTELKKQFKGDSIAEFKEADL